A genomic region of Lytechinus pictus isolate F3 Inbred chromosome 2, Lp3.0, whole genome shotgun sequence contains the following coding sequences:
- the LOC129276846 gene encoding dihydroorotate dehydrogenase (quinone), mitochondrial-like yields MSLKDKLKGAAIILGGGAVCFTGINIANGNEKFYHDFVMPAFRWVDPERAHVLAVKAAAWGLVPRSKYKDSSILHCKAMGLEFTNPIGMAAGFDKHAEAMNGLLKMGFGFVEVGSVTPEPQEGNPKPRVFRLTEDKAIINRYGFNSVGHDLAYQRLKERQEQAAHLPENQRGIIGVNLGKNKTSPSAVQDYVNGVKKLGCLGDYLVINVSSPNTHGLRAMQGRQQLAELVDQVVAMRDLLPCTPKPPVLVKIAPDLTQADKEDIAAVVMAKKGAVEGIIVTNTTITRPDSLVGKHKGETGGLSGAPLKNMSTAAVRDMYRLTNGKVTIVGVGGVSSGLDAYEKIRAGASLVQLYTAFAYEGPPLPSKINRELEELLRKDGFKSVSDAVGADNR; encoded by the exons ATGTCTCTCAAG GATAAGCTCAAGGGTGCTGCTATTATCCTTGGAGGGGGTGCTGTTTGTTTCACCGGGATCAACATCGCTAATGGCAATGAGAAGTTCTACCATGACTTTGTGATGCCAGCGTTCCGATGGGTAGACCCAGAAAGAGCCCACGTCTTGGCAGTGAAAGCCGCAGCTTGGGGATTGGTGCCAAGGAGCAAGTACAAGGATTCTTCAATTCTG CACTGCAAAGCCATGGGTTTAGAATTCACCAATCCCATTGGTATGGCCGCTGGATTTGACAAGCATGCAGAGGCCATGAATGGTCTACTCAAGATGGGTTTTGGGTTCGTAGAGGTCGGCAGTGTCACCCCTGAACCCCAAGAGGGAAATCCCAAACCAAGAGTGTTCAGATTGACCGAAGACAAGGCAATTATCAATAG GTATGGCTTTAATAGTGTTGGACATGACTTAGCTTATCAAAGACTGAAGGAAAGGCAAGAGCAAGCAGCACATCTACCTGAAA ATCAAAGAGGCATAATTGGCGTCAACCTTGGGAAGAACAAGACCTCTCCAAGTGCGGTCCAGGACTATGTCAATGGTGTGAAGAAACTAGGCTGCTTAGGGGACTACCTAGTCATCAACGTCTCTAGTCCCAACACACATGGGCTAAGGGCTATGCAGGGAAGACAGCAGTTAGCAGAGCTTGTTGACCAG GTAGTTGCCATGAGAGATCTCTTGCCCTGTACACCTAAACCTCCAGTTCTTGTCAAAATAGCTCCTGATTTAACTCAAGCTGATAAGGAGGATATAGCTGCTGTAGTGATGGCCAAAAAG GGTGCTGTGGAGGGTATCATCGTAACCAACACAACGATAACTCGTCCTGACAGCCTAGTGGGCAAGCATAAAGGAGAGACTGGTGGTTTGAGTGGTGCTCCTTTAAAAAACATGTCAACAGCGGCAGTTCGGGATATGTACAGATTAACAAATG GTAAAGTGACTATCGTTGGAGTGGGTGGAGTCAGCTCAGGTCTAGATGCCTATGAGAAAATAAGAGCTGGAGCCTCATTGGTTCAACTCTACACTGCATTTGCATATGAAGGACCACCTCTTCCGTCTAAAATTAACAGGGAATTAGAAGAATTGCTGAG aaAAGATGGATTTAAGTCTGTATCAGATGCAGTCGGAGCAGACAACAGATAG
- the LOC129270241 gene encoding tartrate-resistant acid phosphatase type 5-like, whose amino-acid sequence MDSQFSHTLIASFTSCILFVLVSLQGSNTAYLGQKNSLNFLVLADWGGQPNFPFYTTCEEYVAKQMGDLASNYATQFVLALGDNFYYDGVQNVTDPRFNETFENVFTADSLQVPWYVVAGNHDWHGNVTAQILYSNMSKRWNFPSLYYLVRYQIPSTQEMVSFIMIDTVTLSGTTDDFNVLQQPTKPKDLFLVEKQFSWIEDQLKATMNDTYVIVAGHYPVWSIAEHGPTELLVDRLRPLLIKYNVNAYFSGHDHNLQHIREDNSSVEYFVIGSAHEVDPSVAHKKDVPANWVKFHYADESSLGGFAYMEATTSGMDFTFADGRAGKSLYHATIKPRKM is encoded by the coding sequence ATGGATTCTCAGTTTTCTCACACATTGATAGCATCGTTTACATCAtgcattttgtttgttttagtaTCTCTACAAGGTTCTAACACAGCATACTTGGGTCAaaagaattcattaaatttCCTGGTACTCGCTGACTGGGGAGGGCAGCCAAATTTTCCATTCTATACGACCTGCGAAGAGTATGTTGCCAAACAGATGGGAGACCTCGCATCAAATTATGCAACCCAGTTTGTCCTTGCTCTTGGAGACAACTTCTACTATGATGGAGTTCAGAACGTTACCGATCCTCGATTCAATGAAACATTTGAAAATGTCTTCACAGCAGATTCCCTTCAGGTTCCATGGTACGTAGTTGCGGGGAACCATGACTGGCATGGCAATGTTACGGCTCAGATACTTTACTCCAATATGTCCAAGAGATGGAACTTTCCGTCATTATATTACCTGGTGCGCTATCAGATCCCTTCGACTCAAGAAATGGTTTCTTTCATCATGATTGACACTGTCACGCTGTCTGGCACCACAGATGACTTCAACGTCCTGCAGCAACCAACAAAGCCCAAAGACCTTTTCCTTGTCGAAAAGCAGTTTTCCTGGATTGAGGATCAGTTGAAGGCAACTATGAACGACACCTATGTCATTGTTGCAGGGCATTACCCTGTGTGGTCAATTGCAGAGCATGGACCAACAGAGTTGCTTGTTGACCGTCTGCGCCCATTGCTGATCAAGTACAATGTGAACGCCTACTTCAGCGGTCATGACCACAACCTGCAACATATCAGGGAAGACAACTCGTCTGTAGAATACTTCGTGATTGGATCAGCACACGAGGTTGATCCTTCCGTGGCTCACAAGAAGGATGTGCCAGCAAACTGGGTGAAGTTCCATTATGCTGATGAGTCTAGCCTTGGAGGGTTTGCGTACATGGAAGCAACAACATCTGGAATGGACTTCACATTTGCTGACGGAAGAGCTGGTAAAAGCCTTTACCATGCAACCATCAAACCTCGAAAGATGTGA